One segment of Triticum aestivum cultivar Chinese Spring chromosome 2A, IWGSC CS RefSeq v2.1, whole genome shotgun sequence DNA contains the following:
- the LOC123191684 gene encoding uncharacterized protein, with the protein MDSSGVFYTYPTLGDKPLQSLEEVGSAVDSYACPNDAFKEGTCCTGTSLLPKWHQQGLHTRAQVAKREHDKVRRLVEALLDKRNDDEDLVDELEEIVHWQSICEGVEWYYYLNITVKTKEGADDAGSTSLFFVEVACDSNDITGYYINTFSRVNTDGQDGATCHGCTNNKSDGMKHPCAASFKGGHMNICFPLGFGPCNEKQWVDSGNTDEELIKREEKRIREFFEFLDDAEFLENMRCKRLNYPRKHEIHLQDRVPISFNVLVVVFCQVFCPIPT; encoded by the exons ATGGATAGTTCAGGAGTTTTTTACACATATCCTACTCTGGGTGATAAGCCGTTGCAGAGCCTTGAAGAAGTTGGAAGTGCTGTTGATTCCTATGCTTGTCCCAATG ATGCTTTCAAAGAAGGAACGTGCTGTACAGGAACATCTTTACTTCCCAAATGGCACCAGCAAGGTCTACACACAAGGGCTCAAGTAGCGAAGAGGGAACATGACAAAGTTCGGAGACTGGTTGAAGCTTTACTGGACAAGCGGAATGACGATGAG GATCTTGTGGATGAACTCGAAGAAATTGTTCATTGGCAATCAATCTGCGAAGGTGTCGAATGGTACTATTATCTCAATATCACTGTGAAGACCAAAGAGGGTGCCGATGATGCGGGCAGCACCAGTCTATTCTTCGTTGAAGTCGCATGTGATTCAAATGATATCACAGGATATTATATCAACACTTTCTCCAGGGTTAACACTGATGGCCAGG ATGGAGCTACCTGCCATGGCTGTACAAACAATAAAAGTGATGGTATGAAGCACCCGTGTGCTGCTTCATTCAAAGGCGGCCACATGAACATCTGTTTCCCACTTGGTTTTGGTCCCTGTAATGAGAAGCAGTGGGTCGACTCCGGTAACACT GATGAAGAACTGataaaaagagaggagaaaaggaTAAGAGAATTCTTTGAG TTCCTTGATGATGCTGAATTTTTGGAGAATATGCGCTGCAAACGTCTTAATTATCCacggaaacatgaaatacatctcCAGGATCGAGTCCCAATCTCCTTCAATGTGTTAGTAGTTGTGTTTTGTCAAGTTTTTTGTCCGATTCCCACGTGA